In Rhizobium gallicum bv. gallicum R602sp, the following proteins share a genomic window:
- the tkt gene encoding transketolase codes for MNTQLQPQSIIEPAIVTEQDMADAIRALAMDGVQKANSGHPGMPMGMADVATVLFNRFIKIDPSHPDWPDRDRFVLSAGHGSMLQYALHYLIGYEDMTVEELQRFRQLGARTAGHPEHGHALGIETTTGPLGQGIATAVGMALAERVSNARYGDGLVDHHTYVIAGDGCLQEGISHEAIDLAGHLKLSRLIVFWDNNSISIDGPTSLSTSMNQLARFQAAGFDVQEIDGHDFDAIGRAISRARVSNKPSLISCRTIIGKGAPNLQGSEKTHGAPLGEAEVAAARHVLKWRAAPFEVPEAILERWSDAAARGAAERAKWLNRVASAPEGAAFVRTIGREIDTSLFDELAEFRRTHQAKATKVATRKASEMVLGIINAATDLTIGGSADLTHSNLTLTAGMEPIKPGSYAGRYIHYGIREHAMAAAMNGLALHGGFIPYGGTFLAFSDYARGAIRLSALMGQQVIYVMTHDSIGLGEDGPTHQPIEHLAMLRATPNLNVYRPCDIVETAECWEQALKDRNRPSLIVLSRQNLPMCRPANSEENRSARGAYILRATSQPSPITLLATGSEVEIACVAADMLSAAHGIGARVVSMPCWELFEQQPSEYREAVLGTAPRIGIEAAARLGWDRYLGDGGIFIGMEGFGASAPAAALYDHFGITPGAVVEAALRLAA; via the coding sequence ATGAACACGCAACTCCAGCCGCAGAGCATTATCGAACCCGCTATCGTAACGGAACAAGACATGGCCGATGCCATCAGAGCGCTTGCCATGGATGGCGTTCAAAAGGCCAATTCCGGCCATCCTGGCATGCCGATGGGCATGGCCGACGTCGCAACGGTGCTGTTCAATCGCTTCATCAAGATCGATCCTTCCCACCCCGATTGGCCCGATCGTGATCGCTTCGTTCTTTCGGCCGGCCACGGTTCGATGCTGCAGTATGCGCTTCACTACCTGATCGGCTATGAGGATATGACGGTCGAGGAGCTGCAGCGGTTCCGCCAGCTAGGCGCCAGGACTGCCGGGCATCCCGAGCACGGTCACGCCCTCGGCATCGAGACGACCACGGGTCCATTGGGCCAGGGTATCGCAACGGCGGTCGGCATGGCGCTTGCCGAGCGCGTGTCCAATGCGCGCTATGGCGACGGGCTCGTTGATCACCATACCTATGTCATTGCCGGTGACGGATGCCTGCAGGAGGGCATCAGCCATGAAGCGATCGATCTTGCCGGCCATCTGAAGCTGTCGCGGCTGATCGTGTTCTGGGACAACAATTCCATCTCGATCGACGGCCCCACCAGCCTCTCGACCTCGATGAATCAGCTGGCACGCTTCCAGGCGGCGGGCTTCGACGTTCAGGAGATCGACGGGCACGATTTCGATGCGATTGGCCGGGCGATTTCCCGGGCAAGAGTTTCGAACAAGCCGTCGCTCATTTCCTGCCGTACCATCATCGGCAAGGGCGCTCCAAATCTTCAGGGGTCGGAGAAGACGCATGGCGCGCCGCTCGGCGAGGCCGAAGTCGCCGCGGCAAGACACGTCCTGAAATGGAGAGCGGCGCCCTTTGAGGTTCCTGAGGCTATTTTGGAGCGCTGGAGCGATGCTGCCGCACGCGGGGCAGCCGAGCGGGCCAAATGGCTCAACCGGGTTGCTTCAGCTCCCGAAGGCGCCGCCTTCGTGAGAACCATAGGCCGTGAGATCGACACATCACTCTTCGATGAACTTGCCGAGTTTCGTCGAACGCATCAGGCCAAGGCGACCAAGGTCGCCACGCGCAAGGCCTCCGAAATGGTTCTTGGCATCATCAACGCCGCGACGGATTTGACGATCGGCGGCTCGGCGGACCTAACCCATTCCAACCTGACACTGACCGCGGGAATGGAGCCGATCAAGCCGGGAAGTTACGCCGGCCGCTATATCCATTATGGTATCCGCGAACACGCGATGGCGGCTGCGATGAACGGCCTTGCCCTGCATGGCGGGTTCATTCCCTATGGCGGCACCTTTCTCGCCTTCTCCGACTACGCGCGCGGCGCCATCCGCCTCTCGGCACTCATGGGGCAGCAGGTCATCTACGTCATGACGCATGACTCGATCGGCCTTGGAGAAGACGGACCGACCCATCAGCCGATCGAGCATCTGGCAATGCTGCGCGCGACACCCAACCTGAACGTCTATCGTCCGTGCGACATCGTCGAGACGGCCGAATGCTGGGAGCAGGCCCTCAAGGACCGCAATCGTCCGAGCCTGATTGTGCTGTCGCGGCAGAACCTGCCGATGTGTCGCCCGGCCAATAGCGAAGAAAACCGTTCTGCGCGCGGCGCCTACATCCTGCGCGCGACCTCGCAACCATCCCCCATCACGCTCCTCGCGACCGGTTCCGAGGTCGAAATTGCCTGTGTTGCTGCCGATATGCTTTCAGCTGCACACGGCATCGGCGCGAGGGTGGTGTCCATGCCGTGCTGGGAGCTATTCGAACAACAACCGTCCGAATACCGCGAGGCAGTGCTCGGAACCGCACCGCGGATCGGCATCGAAGCGGCGGCGCGCCTCGGTTGGGACCGATACCTTGGAGACGGTGGCATTTTCATCGGCATGGAGGGCTTCGGTGCCAGCGCTCCTGCCGCCGCACTCTATGACCATTTCGGCATCACCCCCGGGGCCGTCGTGGAGGCGGCGCTGAGACTTGCGGCCTGA
- a CDS encoding methanol/ethanol family PQQ-dependent dehydrogenase, producing the protein MSLAGGVTANDEVQKLISDSKNWAIPTGDYANTRFSKLNQINKDNVKNLQVKWTFSTGVLRGHEGGPLVIGDVMYVHAPFPNTVYALDLNNDGKILWKYEPKQDPNVIPIMCCDTVNRGVAYGDGKVILNQADTTVVALDAKTGKVVWSVKNGEDTAGGKGESGTSAPMVFNDKVLIGISGGEFGVRGHVTAYNLKDGSVAWKAYSTGPDSETLMDGEKTTHLGKPVGKDSGVSSWEGEQWKQGGGTTWGWYAFDPKLNLVYYGTGNPSTWNPVQRPGDNKWSMTIFARDADTGMAKWVYQMTPHDEWDFDGVNEMILVDGMDVGGQKRDVLVHFDRNGFAYTMDRANGELLVAKKYDPAVNWATEVVMDPKSKEYGRPQVVAQYSTQQNGEDTNTTGVCPAALGTKDQQPASYSPKTGLFYVPTNHVCMDYEPYQVSYTAGQPYVGATVSMYPAPNSHGGMGNFIAWDAAKGEIVWSKPEQFSVWSGALSTDGDVIFYGTLEGYIKAVDKDGKELYKFKTPSGIIGNINTFEHKGKQYVAVLSGVGGWAGIGLAGGLLGAEGAAAWQQAVAGQKAPAEEEKSISTAGLGAVGGYAALADYTTLGGQLTVFGLPD; encoded by the coding sequence TTGTCATTGGCGGGAGGAGTTACTGCCAACGACGAGGTCCAAAAATTGATCTCCGATTCCAAAAACTGGGCGATTCCGACGGGTGACTATGCCAATACCCGGTTTTCGAAATTGAACCAGATCAACAAGGACAATGTGAAGAACCTCCAGGTCAAATGGACATTCTCGACCGGCGTGCTACGCGGTCATGAAGGTGGACCTCTGGTGATCGGCGACGTGATGTATGTCCATGCGCCGTTCCCAAATACCGTCTATGCTCTCGATCTCAACAATGACGGCAAGATCCTGTGGAAGTATGAGCCCAAGCAGGATCCCAACGTCATCCCGATCATGTGCTGCGACACGGTCAATCGTGGCGTTGCCTATGGCGATGGCAAGGTCATTCTCAACCAGGCCGACACGACAGTCGTTGCGCTCGACGCCAAGACCGGCAAGGTCGTGTGGTCGGTGAAGAACGGCGAGGATACGGCCGGCGGTAAGGGAGAGAGCGGAACCAGCGCACCCATGGTCTTCAATGACAAGGTGCTGATCGGCATATCGGGCGGCGAGTTCGGTGTGCGTGGCCATGTGACCGCCTATAATCTCAAAGACGGTTCGGTTGCCTGGAAGGCATATTCGACCGGTCCTGACTCGGAAACCTTGATGGATGGGGAAAAGACCACTCATCTGGGCAAGCCGGTCGGCAAGGATTCGGGCGTCAGCAGTTGGGAAGGCGAGCAATGGAAGCAGGGTGGCGGAACGACCTGGGGCTGGTATGCCTTCGATCCGAAGCTCAACCTGGTCTACTACGGGACCGGCAACCCGTCGACCTGGAACCCGGTTCAGCGACCGGGCGACAATAAATGGTCGATGACCATATTCGCGCGTGATGCGGATACAGGCATGGCCAAGTGGGTCTACCAGATGACCCCGCATGACGAATGGGACTTCGATGGCGTCAACGAGATGATCCTCGTCGACGGCATGGACGTCGGCGGCCAGAAACGCGACGTGCTGGTGCACTTCGATCGCAACGGCTTCGCCTATACGATGGATCGCGCAAACGGCGAGTTGCTCGTTGCCAAGAAATACGATCCGGCCGTCAACTGGGCGACGGAAGTCGTCATGGATCCGAAGAGCAAGGAGTATGGCCGCCCGCAGGTGGTTGCCCAGTACTCGACGCAGCAGAACGGCGAGGACACCAATACGACGGGCGTCTGCCCGGCCGCACTTGGAACGAAAGACCAGCAGCCGGCCTCTTACTCGCCGAAGACCGGGTTGTTCTACGTGCCGACCAACCATGTCTGCATGGACTACGAGCCTTACCAGGTCAGCTATACCGCCGGTCAGCCCTATGTGGGGGCAACGGTATCGATGTACCCGGCTCCCAACAGCCATGGCGGCATGGGCAACTTCATCGCCTGGGATGCCGCCAAGGGTGAGATCGTCTGGTCGAAGCCCGAGCAGTTCTCTGTGTGGTCGGGTGCACTGTCGACCGATGGCGACGTCATCTTCTACGGCACGCTGGAAGGCTACATCAAGGCTGTCGATAAGGACGGTAAGGAACTCTACAAGTTCAAGACCCCGTCCGGCATTATCGGCAACATCAACACCTTCGAGCACAAGGGCAAGCAGTATGTTGCCGTGCTGTCGGGTGTTGGAGGATGGGCCGGCATCGGACTTGCCGGTGGTCTTTTGGGTGCGGAAGGTGCTGCAGCCTGGCAGCAGGCCGTTGCCGGTCAGAAGGCTCCGGCCGAGGAAGAAAAGTCGATCTCGACGGCAGGTCTCGGCGCTGTCGGCGGCTATGCCGCTCTTGCCGACTACACGACGCTGGGCGGTCAGCTCACCGTCTTCGGTCTCCCGGATTGA
- the rpe gene encoding ribulose-phosphate 3-epimerase: MSRKSIIAPSILSADFSRLGDEVEEVIKAGADWIHLDVMDGHFVPNITFGPPVVKSIRNRTDAVFDCHLMIAPVDSYLAAFAAAGCDYITVHAEAGPHLDRTLQAIRNLGKKAGVALNPSTPESVIEYVLDRLDLVLLMTVNPGFGGQAFIPAVAEKVRRVAALIGYRPIHIEVDGGITAETAPLIAAAGADVLVSGSAIFADNDASAYAGNIQAIRRQADKALAQQAA; the protein is encoded by the coding sequence ATGAGCCGCAAATCGATCATTGCCCCCTCCATCCTTTCGGCAGATTTTTCCCGGTTGGGTGATGAGGTGGAGGAGGTCATCAAGGCGGGCGCAGACTGGATCCATCTCGATGTCATGGATGGTCATTTCGTACCCAATATCACATTCGGGCCGCCGGTCGTCAAATCGATCCGTAACCGGACGGACGCCGTGTTCGACTGTCATCTCATGATTGCGCCGGTCGATTCCTATCTCGCCGCCTTCGCCGCTGCCGGCTGCGATTACATCACGGTCCATGCGGAGGCTGGGCCCCACCTCGACCGAACGCTTCAGGCGATCCGCAATCTCGGGAAGAAGGCAGGCGTCGCGCTCAATCCGTCGACGCCTGAAAGCGTGATCGAATACGTGCTCGACCGGCTGGACCTCGTCCTGTTGATGACCGTCAATCCCGGCTTCGGCGGTCAGGCCTTCATCCCAGCGGTCGCCGAAAAGGTGCGCCGCGTGGCCGCGTTGATCGGTTATCGCCCGATCCATATAGAAGTCGATGGCGGAATTACCGCCGAAACCGCGCCGCTGATCGCTGCTGCCGGTGCCGACGTTCTTGTTTCGGGCTCGGCCATATTCGCAGACAATGACGCGTCGGCCTATGCGGGCAATATCCAAGCGATCCGCCGACAGGCAGACAAGGCGCTGGCGCAGCAGGCAGCGTAA
- a CDS encoding phosphoribulokinase, whose amino-acid sequence MSARHPIISITGSSGAGTTSVKRIFEQIFRREKIEAAFIEGDAFHRYDRQAMKEKVAEEERNGNPNFTHFNAEANELETLEAVFEEYGRSGTGHTRTYIHDEQEAARFDVPPGCFTPWRDFPKSDLLFYEGLHGCAVTDKVNLARHADLKIGVVPVINLEWIQKIHRDREARGYSTEAVMDVILRRMPDYVRYITPQFTLTDINFQRVPIVDTSNPFIARWIPTPDESMLVIRFARPRGIDFPYLLSMIHDSFMSRANSIVVPGNKLDLAMQLILTPLIMQLIERKSRTS is encoded by the coding sequence ATGTCGGCAAGGCATCCCATTATTTCGATTACCGGATCGTCGGGCGCCGGAACCACGTCGGTCAAGCGGATTTTCGAACAGATCTTCAGGCGCGAGAAAATCGAAGCTGCCTTCATCGAGGGAGACGCATTTCACCGGTACGACCGGCAGGCCATGAAGGAAAAGGTGGCCGAGGAGGAACGGAACGGCAATCCAAATTTCACCCATTTCAACGCAGAGGCCAACGAACTGGAGACGCTCGAAGCCGTTTTCGAGGAATATGGTCGCAGCGGCACGGGCCACACAAGGACCTATATCCACGATGAACAGGAGGCCGCGCGCTTTGACGTCCCGCCGGGCTGCTTCACGCCATGGCGCGATTTTCCGAAAAGCGACCTGCTCTTTTATGAAGGGCTGCACGGGTGCGCGGTGACGGACAAGGTCAATCTCGCCCGTCACGCCGACCTGAAGATCGGCGTCGTGCCTGTCATCAATCTCGAATGGATCCAGAAGATCCACCGTGATCGCGAAGCTCGCGGCTATTCCACGGAAGCAGTCATGGACGTCATCTTGCGGCGCATGCCCGACTATGTCCGCTACATCACGCCGCAGTTCACGCTGACCGATATCAACTTCCAGCGGGTTCCGATCGTCGACACGTCCAACCCGTTCATCGCGCGCTGGATACCGACGCCTGACGAATCGATGCTCGTCATCCGCTTCGCCAGACCGCGCGGCATCGATTTCCCCTATCTGCTGTCGATGATCCACGACTCGTTCATGTCACGCGCCAATTCTATCGTGGTGCCGGGAAACAAGCTCGATCTCGCCATGCAGCTGATCCTGACACCCCTGATCATGCAACTGATCGAACGCAAAAGCCGCACCTCATGA
- a CDS encoding ribulose bisphosphate carboxylase small subunit — MHITQGAFSFLPPLTDEQIARQAQYCIDKGWATSLEFTDDPHPRNTYWDMWGHPMFDNADAAALIMELNECRKVYGDRYIRLVAFDSSHGWESVRLSFIVNRPAQEPGFRLERQEAAGRRLHYTTRSYAADRPAGERYG; from the coding sequence ATGCATATCACCCAGGGAGCATTCTCGTTCCTGCCGCCGCTGACGGACGAGCAGATCGCCCGGCAGGCGCAATACTGCATCGACAAGGGCTGGGCGACGAGCCTCGAATTCACCGATGATCCCCATCCCCGCAACACTTATTGGGACATGTGGGGTCACCCGATGTTTGACAATGCGGACGCAGCCGCGCTGATAATGGAGCTGAACGAGTGCCGGAAGGTCTATGGCGACCGCTATATCCGGCTCGTCGCCTTCGACAGCAGCCATGGATGGGAGTCCGTTCGCCTCTCATTCATCGTCAATCGTCCCGCGCAAGAGCCAGGATTCCGGCTTGAGCGGCAGGAGGCGGCCGGCAGACGGCTCCATTACACCACGCGTTCTTATGCGGCAGACCGGCCGGCGGGAGAACGTTATGGCTGA
- the cbbX gene encoding CbbX protein — translation MADAVPKRPKIDDEEPSAIDLRAEYVESGVKELLDELDNSLIGLAPVKQRIKETAALLLVERARKRLGLAHETPTLHMSFSGNPGTGKTTVALRMADLLHRLGYIRKGHLVSVTRDDLVGQYIGHTAPKTKEILKKAMGGVLFIDEAYYLYRQENERDYGQEAIEILLQVMEHQREDFVVILAGYADRMERFFESNPGFRSRIAHHIDFPDYTDDELLRIAEATLTKQNYRFDARARAAMEEYIALRRRQPHFANARSIRNALDRARLRQANRLFETSAGPIDAKVLSTIVAEDIQASRVFNSAARQEEARS, via the coding sequence ATGGCTGATGCGGTCCCCAAGAGACCTAAGATCGATGACGAGGAGCCCTCAGCCATCGATCTGCGGGCGGAATATGTCGAGTCCGGTGTCAAGGAGCTCCTCGACGAGTTGGACAATTCTCTTATCGGCCTTGCACCGGTCAAGCAGCGGATCAAGGAAACCGCGGCCCTGCTTTTGGTCGAACGCGCGCGCAAGCGTCTCGGTCTCGCCCATGAAACGCCGACGTTGCACATGAGCTTCAGCGGCAATCCCGGGACTGGGAAAACGACCGTTGCATTGCGCATGGCCGATCTGCTCCATCGCCTCGGCTACATCCGAAAGGGGCATCTGGTATCGGTGACGCGTGACGACCTGGTGGGGCAATATATCGGCCACACGGCGCCGAAGACGAAGGAGATCCTGAAAAAGGCGATGGGGGGTGTCCTCTTCATCGACGAGGCCTATTATCTCTACAGGCAGGAAAACGAGCGCGACTACGGCCAGGAAGCGATCGAGATCCTCCTGCAGGTCATGGAGCACCAGCGTGAGGATTTCGTCGTCATACTGGCCGGTTACGCCGACCGGATGGAGCGCTTCTTCGAAAGCAATCCAGGCTTTCGTTCGCGTATCGCTCATCATATAGACTTTCCCGATTACACCGACGACGAACTGCTGCGGATCGCCGAGGCGACACTTACCAAGCAGAACTATCGTTTCGACGCCAGGGCCCGCGCCGCCATGGAAGAATATATCGCCCTTCGGCGCCGCCAACCGCATTTTGCCAATGCGCGCTCTATCCGCAACGCCCTCGATCGCGCGCGCCTGCGTCAGGCAAACCGGCTGTTTGAGACTTCCGCCGGCCCGATTGATGCCAAGGTGCTGTCCACCATCGTTGCCGAAGACATCCAGGCCAGTCGCGTCTTCAACAGCGCAGCAAGACAAGAGGAGGCCAGGTCATGA
- a CDS encoding form I ribulose bisphosphate carboxylase large subunit: protein MANKSQTVTGAERYRAGVMEYKKMGYWEPDYEPKDTDIIALFRITPQDGVDPVEAAAAVAGESSTATWTVVWTDRLTATEKYRAKAYRLDPVPNAQGQYFAYIAYDLDLFEPGSIANMSASIIGNVFGFKPLKALRLEDMRFPVAYVKTFQGPATGIVVERERLDKFGRPLLGATVKPKLGLSGRNYGRVVYEALKGGLDFTKDDENINSQPFMHWRERFLYCMEAVNKAQAETGEIKGTYLNVTAATMEDMYERAEFARELGSVIVMIDLVIGYTAIQSMAKWARRNDMILHLHRAGHSTYTRQKTHGVSFRVIAKWMRLAGVDHIHAGTVVGKLEGDPATTRGYYDVCREGFNPMRLENGIFFEQDWASLNRMMPVASGGIHAGQMHQLLDLLGEDVVLQFGGGTIGHPMGIAAGATANRVALECMVLARNEGRDIVHEGPEILREAARLCRPLQQALDVWKDVTFNYTSTDTPDFVPTATAAE from the coding sequence ATGGCCAATAAATCGCAAACCGTCACAGGTGCGGAACGCTACAGAGCTGGCGTGATGGAATACAAGAAAATGGGCTACTGGGAGCCTGATTACGAGCCGAAGGATACCGATATCATCGCACTCTTCCGCATCACGCCGCAGGACGGCGTCGATCCAGTCGAGGCTGCCGCGGCCGTCGCGGGCGAATCCTCCACCGCCACCTGGACGGTCGTGTGGACGGACCGGCTGACGGCAACCGAAAAATATCGCGCAAAGGCCTACAGGCTCGATCCTGTGCCGAATGCGCAAGGCCAGTATTTCGCCTATATCGCCTATGACCTCGACCTGTTCGAGCCAGGCTCGATTGCCAACATGAGCGCATCGATCATCGGCAACGTCTTCGGCTTCAAGCCGTTGAAAGCATTGCGATTGGAGGACATGCGGTTTCCGGTCGCCTATGTGAAGACTTTCCAGGGGCCTGCGACCGGCATCGTCGTCGAGCGCGAGCGCTTGGACAAGTTCGGTCGCCCGCTGCTTGGCGCGACCGTGAAACCGAAGCTTGGCCTTTCGGGACGCAACTACGGCCGCGTGGTCTATGAAGCGCTGAAGGGCGGGTTGGATTTCACAAAGGATGACGAGAACATCAATTCGCAGCCTTTCATGCATTGGCGCGAACGTTTCCTCTACTGCATGGAGGCGGTCAACAAGGCCCAGGCCGAGACCGGCGAAATCAAGGGAACGTATTTGAACGTCACGGCAGCCACCATGGAGGACATGTACGAGCGGGCTGAATTTGCCAGGGAGCTTGGATCGGTCATCGTCATGATCGACCTGGTCATCGGCTACACGGCGATCCAATCCATGGCAAAATGGGCACGTCGCAATGACATGATCTTGCATCTTCATCGCGCCGGACACTCGACCTATACGCGCCAGAAGACACATGGCGTGTCCTTCCGGGTGATCGCCAAGTGGATGCGGCTTGCAGGCGTCGACCACATTCACGCCGGAACCGTTGTCGGCAAGCTGGAAGGCGATCCCGCAACGACACGCGGCTACTACGACGTCTGCCGCGAAGGCTTCAATCCGATGCGTTTGGAGAACGGCATCTTCTTCGAGCAGGATTGGGCCTCTCTCAACCGCATGATGCCCGTTGCTTCCGGCGGCATCCACGCAGGGCAGATGCATCAGCTCTTGGACCTTCTTGGTGAAGATGTCGTGCTGCAGTTCGGCGGCGGCACCATTGGGCATCCGATGGGCATTGCCGCCGGCGCCACTGCCAACCGCGTTGCGCTCGAATGCATGGTGCTTGCCCGCAACGAGGGGAGGGACATCGTGCACGAGGGACCGGAGATCCTGCGCGAGGCGGCGCGCCTCTGCCGACCATTGCAGCAGGCCCTCGACGTCTGGAAGGACGTGACCTTCAACTACACCTCGACCGACACGCCGGATTTCGTGCCGACGGCCACAGCAGCAGAATAG
- a CDS encoding c-type cytochrome: MNYHILLIGVSVAIFSACGVNAQEGDANAGATVFNKCKICHSADTDQNKVGPSLNGVIGRTAGSHPGFSYSKAMTDAGKAGLKWDEASLRDYLHNPKAKVKGTKMAFAGLKDDADIANLLAYLEQFQKKQ, translated from the coding sequence ATGAACTATCATATCCTTCTGATCGGTGTATCAGTTGCGATCTTTTCTGCCTGCGGGGTCAATGCTCAGGAGGGAGATGCCAACGCAGGCGCAACGGTGTTCAACAAGTGCAAGATCTGTCATAGTGCCGACACTGACCAGAACAAGGTAGGCCCGTCTTTGAACGGTGTGATCGGCAGGACTGCCGGCTCGCATCCCGGGTTTTCTTATTCCAAGGCAATGACCGATGCGGGCAAGGCCGGCCTGAAGTGGGACGAGGCATCGTTGCGCGACTACCTCCACAATCCGAAGGCGAAGGTGAAGGGCACCAAGATGGCTTTTGCTGGCCTGAAGGACGATGCCGACATCGCCAATCTCCTCGCTTATCTCGAGCAATTCCAGAAGAAGCAATAA
- the fba gene encoding class II fructose-bisphosphate aldolase (catalyzes the reversible aldol condensation of dihydroxyacetonephosphate and glyceraldehyde 3-phosphate in the Calvin cycle, glycolysis, and/or gluconeogenesis), protein MARIALRQLLDHAAEYGYGVPAFNINNMEQGLAVMEAAAACDAPVILQASKGARAYAKDIMLARMIEALSEIYPAIPICVHQDHGSDEATCMTAIRHGFTSVMMDGSLEADAKTPSSYEYNVAITERVTHIAHWLGVSVEGELGVLGSLESGTGAAEDGHGAEGALSHEQLLTDPDQAVDFVARTGVDALAIACGTSHGAYKFTRAPDGDILAMGVIQAIHLKLPNTHLVMHGSSSVPQEMQDVINRFGGRMPQTYGVPVEEIERGIRHGVRKVNIDTDCRMAMAGQFRKIAAEHPEEFDPRKFLKPAMDALRNLCRDRFERFGTAGNASRIKVIALDEMARRYAAGELDPKTTAAKAA, encoded by the coding sequence ATGGCCCGCATCGCACTACGCCAGCTGCTCGATCATGCAGCGGAATACGGTTATGGAGTTCCCGCCTTCAATATCAACAATATGGAGCAGGGGCTTGCGGTTATGGAGGCGGCTGCCGCCTGTGACGCTCCCGTTATTCTCCAAGCCTCCAAGGGTGCCCGCGCCTATGCAAAGGACATTATGCTGGCGCGCATGATCGAGGCGCTTTCGGAAATCTATCCGGCCATACCCATCTGCGTCCATCAGGACCATGGCAGCGACGAAGCGACCTGCATGACGGCGATACGCCACGGCTTCACCTCGGTGATGATGGATGGCTCTCTCGAAGCGGATGCCAAAACACCTTCGTCTTATGAGTATAATGTCGCGATCACCGAACGGGTCACGCACATTGCCCATTGGCTGGGCGTCTCGGTCGAAGGGGAGCTAGGTGTTCTCGGTTCGCTGGAGAGCGGTACCGGCGCTGCCGAGGACGGTCATGGCGCTGAAGGTGCTCTATCACATGAGCAGCTTCTGACGGATCCTGACCAGGCCGTCGATTTCGTCGCGCGCACCGGCGTCGATGCGCTGGCGATCGCCTGCGGCACGTCTCATGGCGCCTACAAGTTCACCAGGGCGCCGGACGGCGACATTCTGGCAATGGGCGTCATCCAGGCAATTCACCTCAAGCTGCCGAACACGCATCTCGTCATGCACGGCTCATCCTCGGTCCCGCAGGAAATGCAGGACGTCATCAACCGCTTCGGAGGACGAATGCCGCAGACCTACGGCGTGCCCGTCGAGGAGATCGAGCGCGGCATTCGCCATGGTGTCCGCAAGGTCAACATCGATACCGACTGTCGCATGGCGATGGCGGGGCAGTTTCGCAAGATCGCCGCTGAGCATCCGGAGGAATTCGATCCGCGAAAATTCCTGAAACCTGCAATGGATGCCTTGCGCAATCTCTGCCGTGACCGCTTCGAACGTTTCGGCACGGCGGGCAACGCCTCAAGGATCAAGGTCATTGCCTTAGATGAGATGGCGAGACGCTATGCCGCGGGCGAACTCGATCCGAAAACCACAGCAGCCAAAGCCGCCTGA